From Haloterrigena salifodinae, the proteins below share one genomic window:
- a CDS encoding HalOD1 output domain-containing protein, producing the protein MMNLRRIKNTFYHDCSTFHHDFDSEEELLVSVINAIASAENRSPTDIDPLYGSIEPKLLNSFSKCADASDGSPPVSLTFSHEGYQITVDGTGKIVLSRDETSSSALSFIRPSSESSLLEESSGKFTCHHDFEADHSLTVRLVKALAAIKGTRPTEITPLYESIDPKVLSILGDYADERDEPSPVSLEFVHSDHRITVDERGKISIRESTPNSNVTDVVRAAWNSEPPLTAPR; encoded by the coding sequence ATGATGAATTTGAGAAGGATAAAAAACACATTCTATCACGATTGCAGTACATTCCATCACGATTTTGACAGTGAAGAAGAGCTGTTAGTATCGGTCATCAATGCGATAGCGAGCGCCGAAAACCGCTCCCCGACCGATATCGATCCGCTATACGGTAGTATCGAGCCGAAGCTACTCAATTCATTCTCAAAGTGTGCAGACGCGAGCGACGGATCACCACCGGTGAGCCTCACCTTCTCCCACGAGGGGTACCAGATAACCGTCGACGGGACGGGGAAAATAGTCTTGAGCCGAGACGAGACCAGTTCTTCGGCCCTCTCTTTCATCCGCCCGTCCAGCGAGAGTAGCTTGCTCGAGGAGTCGTCAGGAAAATTCACCTGTCATCACGACTTCGAGGCCGATCACTCTCTCACAGTCAGGCTCGTCAAGGCTCTCGCCGCAATCAAAGGCACTCGACCTACGGAAATTACCCCGCTCTACGAGAGTATTGATCCAAAAGTCCTCAGTATACTCGGTGACTATGCTGACGAGCGAGACGAACCCTCCCCTGTTTCCTTGGAGTTCGTCCACTCGGACCATCGAATAACTGTCGACGAGCGTGGGAAGATCTCTATCCGTGAGAGCACCCCGAATTCCAATGTAACTGACGTTGTTCGCGCCGCCTGGAATTCAGAACCACCGCTAACCGCACCTCGCTAG
- the fdhF gene encoding formate dehydrogenase subunit alpha gives MQQAKNQAIENVEHVAEGVAAETLPEGKLFEIAQSIGDKRLEELNVEDTTCGYCAVGCRFDLYTDGEAVLAARPTDEEDAPVNGISTCVKGKFSYDFVNSDDRLTAPLVRDESGEFRDATWDVALSRVAEELGSIRDEHGGETLSVIASSKATNEDNYLMGKFARQVLGTNSVDNCNRLCHSSTVAGLAKTYGYGAASISTDDLELADCILLTGSNTTEAHPVLATRIKQNVRDGGDLIVFDPREIQIAEYATQYTQIKPGYDAVWINGITRYIINNDLYDEEFVQERTTGFEDVKETVQEFTPERVEEITGVRPEEIASAAETIAEANRCIFGWTLGLTEHSHGTENVMAMANLAAITGNLGTPGAGVSPFRGQNNVQGGGGDMGPLPDSFPGYQDIADDEVRAKFEDAWDCEISPEYGYYTTQMFLEADDDHVRGMYIIGENAALSEPGVNHAEEVLEDLDFLVVQDLFMTETAKYADVVLPACSFVEKTGTFTNTDRTVQKVNKVMEPKGKARPDWQILQDLANRMGREWDYDSAAEIMDEINSLTPLYGGVTHERVEAEGGLQWPCWDEDHPGTKRLYTEEFETEDGMANLHAVGYSEPAETPDDEYPFTLTTGRVLYQYHTGTMTHREEGIMQYNRSDFVEINPKTATEYGIENGDPVRIESRRGETTVPAQVTDRVGPENLFVPIHFAESAVNRLTDEDRLDPAASTPEFKVSAVRIAAVEDDIDRTGTEAVETTGDD, from the coding sequence ATGCAGCAAGCTAAGAACCAGGCAATAGAGAACGTTGAACACGTCGCCGAGGGTGTCGCCGCCGAGACACTTCCCGAAGGCAAACTGTTCGAGATCGCGCAGTCGATCGGTGACAAACGGCTGGAAGAACTGAACGTCGAAGACACCACCTGTGGCTACTGTGCGGTCGGTTGTCGGTTTGATCTCTACACCGACGGCGAAGCGGTCCTCGCAGCGCGTCCGACCGACGAGGAGGACGCACCCGTCAACGGAATCTCGACGTGCGTGAAAGGGAAGTTTAGCTACGATTTCGTAAACTCCGACGACCGGCTGACCGCGCCACTGGTCCGTGACGAATCCGGCGAGTTCCGCGATGCGACGTGGGACGTAGCGCTCTCGAGGGTCGCCGAAGAACTCGGCAGTATCCGCGATGAACACGGCGGCGAGACACTGTCGGTTATCGCCTCCTCGAAGGCGACGAACGAGGATAACTACCTGATGGGCAAGTTTGCCCGACAGGTGCTCGGCACCAATAGTGTCGACAACTGCAATCGCTTGTGTCACTCCTCGACGGTCGCTGGGCTGGCGAAAACCTATGGATACGGGGCAGCGTCAATCAGCACTGACGATCTCGAACTCGCCGACTGCATCCTGCTGACTGGGTCGAACACCACCGAGGCCCACCCCGTCCTCGCAACGCGGATCAAACAGAACGTGAGAGACGGTGGCGATTTGATCGTGTTCGATCCGCGGGAGATCCAGATCGCCGAGTACGCAACGCAGTACACCCAAATCAAACCCGGGTACGACGCCGTTTGGATCAACGGAATTACGCGTTACATCATCAACAATGACCTCTACGACGAGGAATTCGTTCAGGAACGGACCACTGGTTTCGAGGATGTCAAGGAGACAGTCCAGGAGTTCACACCGGAGCGCGTTGAGGAGATAACGGGTGTCCGCCCCGAAGAGATCGCTTCCGCCGCGGAGACGATCGCCGAGGCAAACCGGTGTATATTCGGGTGGACGCTCGGACTCACCGAGCACTCACACGGCACCGAGAACGTAATGGCGATGGCAAACCTCGCAGCGATCACTGGCAATCTCGGAACGCCCGGTGCGGGAGTCTCGCCGTTCCGCGGTCAGAATAACGTCCAAGGTGGGGGCGGCGATATGGGACCGCTCCCGGACAGTTTCCCGGGGTATCAGGACATTGCCGACGACGAAGTCCGTGCCAAGTTCGAGGACGCTTGGGACTGCGAAATCTCACCGGAGTACGGCTACTATACCACCCAAATGTTCCTCGAAGCTGACGACGATCACGTCCGTGGGATGTATATTATCGGTGAGAACGCAGCGCTCTCAGAGCCCGGGGTGAACCATGCCGAAGAAGTTCTCGAGGATCTCGACTTCCTCGTGGTCCAAGATCTCTTCATGACCGAGACTGCAAAATACGCCGATGTCGTTCTCCCCGCTTGTTCGTTTGTCGAGAAGACGGGGACGTTTACGAACACAGACCGCACGGTTCAGAAGGTCAACAAGGTGATGGAACCGAAAGGCAAAGCCCGGCCGGACTGGCAGATTCTCCAAGACCTCGCAAACCGAATGGGGCGCGAGTGGGACTACGACTCAGCGGCCGAGATTATGGACGAAATTAACTCGCTCACACCACTGTATGGTGGCGTCACTCACGAGCGCGTCGAAGCTGAGGGTGGCCTTCAGTGGCCATGCTGGGACGAAGACCATCCCGGTACAAAGCGTCTCTATACGGAAGAATTTGAGACCGAGGACGGAATGGCAAACCTCCACGCTGTCGGATACAGCGAACCTGCGGAGACGCCGGACGATGAGTATCCGTTCACGCTCACTACCGGCCGCGTCCTGTATCAGTATCACACCGGAACGATGACCCACCGCGAAGAGGGCATTATGCAGTACAACCGGAGTGACTTCGTCGAAATCAACCCTAAGACCGCTACCGAGTACGGAATAGAGAACGGTGATCCGGTTCGGATCGAGTCCCGACGCGGCGAAACGACTGTCCCCGCGCAGGTGACGGACCGCGTCGGCCCCGAGAACCTCTTTGTTCCGATCCACTTCGCCGAGAGCGCCGTGAACCGTCTGACCGACGAAGACCGTCTTGACCCGGCCGCATCGACGCCGGAATTTAAGGTTTCAGCCGTGAGGATCGCGGCCGTCGAGGACGATATCGACCGAACTGGAACTGAAGCGGTCGAGACAACGGGGGACGACTGA
- a CDS encoding NADH-ubiquinone oxidoreductase-F iron-sulfur binding region domain-containing protein, with protein MTAITTGDHLVIRVAAGDPDRDPSLSTAGFDGPIVNVGPTGVPALEPLIAVTAAGRTALYTHCSTADLESITASVEETGDVDGADPDAVVSHAPDRNRLPTAPLPGLRAGDRRVLGACSWRRPTSVADHKAAGGFAPSDAETVLTVGNSLNGRGWGDLCQDDPLAETWRTARATDGDPVVVVNGHGSPADTLLLSSAPFEVLDGASVLASTVAADRIIVYASSEDDNAVKTVSSAVDTYPDPAAPMEVVTGPEEYRAAEPTMAIEAIEGNHRLEARLRPPGPERVGLDGRPTLVHTPRTLAHLAVGLREGIDEQTRVMTVRGDVDSVATVELSETQKLSELVDTVGVDGSFKAACVGGRFGGITRDLDVGIGVEALNNADLGTDGIVDVLSDARCLVEFVGQRASFAAEENCGRCVPCREGTAQLASLLRNVYDGEFDAQAIAELDRVMASSSICVFGERAGRPVRTAIEAFTSEFKAHAEGRCPAGTCLEPLEA; from the coding sequence ATGACGGCCATCACAACAGGCGATCATCTAGTTATCCGGGTCGCTGCCGGCGATCCAGACAGAGACCCCTCTCTGTCCACCGCTGGCTTCGACGGTCCAATCGTCAACGTCGGCCCAACGGGAGTGCCCGCACTCGAACCGCTTATCGCAGTAACTGCCGCGGGCCGGACTGCGCTTTACACACACTGTTCGACGGCCGATCTCGAGTCGATCACAGCGAGCGTCGAGGAAACTGGGGATGTCGATGGTGCAGACCCAGATGCCGTCGTTTCGCACGCCCCGGATCGAAACCGGTTGCCGACCGCACCGTTACCGGGACTGCGAGCTGGCGATCGACGCGTGCTCGGGGCATGCAGCTGGCGACGTCCGACGAGCGTCGCAGACCACAAGGCCGCCGGCGGATTCGCTCCGAGTGATGCGGAAACGGTATTGACGGTCGGCAACTCCCTGAACGGTCGCGGGTGGGGTGATCTGTGTCAGGACGACCCCCTCGCCGAGACGTGGCGAACAGCCCGCGCGACAGATGGCGATCCGGTTGTCGTGGTGAATGGACACGGATCACCCGCTGACACGCTTTTGCTTTCCAGCGCGCCGTTCGAGGTCCTTGACGGCGCGTCGGTTCTTGCGAGCACCGTCGCCGCCGACCGAATCATCGTCTACGCGTCGTCGGAGGACGATAATGCGGTCAAGACAGTTAGTTCAGCAGTCGACACCTACCCGGATCCCGCAGCCCCGATGGAGGTCGTCACCGGTCCCGAGGAGTACCGGGCAGCCGAGCCGACGATGGCGATCGAAGCCATAGAAGGGAACCACCGACTGGAGGCTCGTCTCCGGCCTCCAGGACCTGAACGCGTAGGGCTCGACGGTCGGCCGACGCTCGTTCATACGCCGCGGACGCTTGCACACCTCGCCGTGGGTCTGCGCGAGGGCATTGACGAACAAACGCGCGTGATGACCGTCCGTGGCGATGTCGATTCCGTCGCGACGGTCGAACTCTCGGAGACACAGAAGCTGTCGGAACTAGTCGATACTGTCGGTGTTGATGGATCGTTCAAGGCCGCTTGCGTCGGCGGCCGATTCGGCGGGATCACCCGTGATCTTGATGTCGGGATTGGAGTAGAAGCTCTCAATAACGCCGACCTCGGAACCGATGGAATCGTCGATGTCCTCTCTGACGCCCGGTGTCTGGTCGAGTTCGTCGGCCAGCGTGCAAGCTTCGCCGCCGAGGAGAACTGCGGCCGATGCGTGCCATGTCGGGAGGGAACGGCGCAGTTGGCGTCGTTGCTTCGGAACGTCTACGACGGCGAGTTCGACGCTCAAGCCATTGCGGAACTGGATCGTGTGATGGCTAGTTCCAGCATCTGCGTGTTCGGTGAGCGGGCAGGTCGACCCGTCCGGACCGCCATCGAAGCGTTCACATCGGAGTTCAAGGCGCACGCGGAGGGTCGCTGTCCCGCGGGGACCTGTCTCGAGCCACTGGAGGCCTAA
- a CDS encoding BCCT family transporter — protein sequence MRSKDSIREGKSSVSRFVDELDTTVFVAGFVLSLTAIVTFLTYPQLSVGAVLAVTDHIRYNYTWVYVVTMFLMLLFVLFLLFGKWRDITLGKPAEDPEFTLFEFFAMMFSAGIAAGIVFWGPAEAIFHYDTVPPLIDAESQMPAAATGAVQYTLFHWGIYYLIPYTIIGIPIAFLSYRHDAPLRISTLLVPFVGIDGLDNVWGKLLDIFAVLVTIGGITTTLGFIGSQLLSGVQYTTGITFGNTETILLISGLTVVFTLSAVLGIERGIRRLSLFNVILFSILGVLTFLVGPTNFIINLGVQATGGYLDDFFEMSLYTGMGEGNGWIGSWTVFYWAWVFSWAPFGGLFVARISRGRTVREVAAATIFGATAGTLPWFYTMGGTAIWLQRSGRANLLEEISAHGIAISGFPIFNALPLGPLLGGLFPVLITTFFLTSADSSTLALGMLTTGGKESPSSLNRIIWGTLTGILASLLIVGGGVPALRSLAILSGLPFVAIAMLAIVATSIEFRKVAPIFERSATDKESSRLEPYEESPKSHEESQRKD from the coding sequence ATGAGATCAAAAGATAGCATCAGGGAGGGAAAATCGAGCGTATCGAGATTCGTTGACGAGCTCGACACGACAGTTTTTGTCGCAGGGTTTGTCCTCTCTCTTACAGCCATAGTAACCTTTCTCACGTATCCTCAATTGTCGGTAGGAGCGGTTCTTGCGGTTACGGATCATATTAGATACAACTACACATGGGTCTACGTCGTCACCATGTTTCTCATGCTACTGTTTGTTCTCTTCCTATTGTTCGGGAAGTGGAGAGACATTACGCTGGGAAAGCCGGCAGAGGACCCGGAGTTCACACTCTTTGAATTCTTCGCGATGATGTTCTCGGCAGGCATCGCGGCGGGCATCGTGTTCTGGGGCCCAGCAGAGGCGATCTTCCACTACGACACGGTTCCGCCGCTGATCGATGCGGAGTCGCAGATGCCTGCAGCGGCGACAGGAGCGGTCCAATACACGCTCTTTCATTGGGGAATTTACTATCTAATACCCTACACGATAATCGGGATCCCGATCGCGTTCCTCTCGTACAGGCACGACGCGCCGTTGCGGATATCGACGCTTCTCGTGCCTTTCGTCGGCATTGACGGACTCGACAACGTCTGGGGAAAACTACTTGATATCTTTGCGGTGCTTGTCACTATCGGTGGGATCACGACGACGCTGGGGTTCATCGGGAGCCAGCTCCTAAGCGGCGTTCAATACACCACCGGGATAACATTTGGAAATACGGAAACGATCCTACTCATCTCCGGGTTAACGGTCGTTTTTACGCTCTCGGCAGTCTTGGGCATCGAACGAGGGATTCGACGATTATCGCTGTTTAATGTTATCCTATTTTCGATTCTGGGGGTGCTCACGTTTCTCGTAGGGCCGACTAACTTTATAATAAATTTAGGAGTACAAGCGACAGGAGGGTATCTCGATGACTTCTTCGAGATGAGCCTGTACACCGGAATGGGAGAGGGCAACGGATGGATCGGCTCCTGGACTGTGTTCTACTGGGCATGGGTGTTCTCGTGGGCGCCGTTCGGCGGCCTGTTCGTCGCGCGCATCTCTCGCGGGCGAACCGTACGTGAAGTGGCTGCCGCAACCATCTTCGGGGCAACAGCAGGGACGCTCCCCTGGTTCTACACGATGGGCGGTACAGCTATCTGGCTCCAACGCTCTGGGCGCGCCAACCTGCTCGAAGAGATTTCAGCACACGGCATCGCCATCTCCGGATTTCCGATATTTAATGCACTACCTCTGGGACCGCTACTGGGAGGTCTGTTCCCGGTTCTTATCACCACGTTCTTTCTCACGTCCGCAGACTCCTCGACGCTTGCACTTGGGATGTTAACGACCGGTGGGAAAGAATCGCCGTCTAGTCTCAACCGCATCATCTGGGGAACACTGACGGGCATTCTTGCGTCGCTACTCATCGTTGGAGGGGGGGTCCCGGCACTGCGATCGTTAGCAATTCTTTCGGGACTTCCGTTCGTCGCGATTGCGATGCTCGCTATCGTCGCCACAAGCATCGAATTTCGGAAAGTCGCGCCGATATTCGAACGTTCTGCGACGGACAAAGAGTCGTCCAGGCTGGAACCCTACGAGGAGTCACCGAAATCCCACGAGGAGTCACAGCGCAAAGACTGA
- a CDS encoding 2Fe-2S iron-sulfur cluster-binding protein, with protein MSSENPQQIDAPPLTEEIAPGTATDPPVGSTDVATVTVDGATIDVAAGATLLDAIEAVETDDSVPALCSYDRQEIGPRSECRTCMVGTDEHGVVPACSFPAKDGLTVQTGAADAAEARDVNLDLVLSDHNLRCTTCGKNGRCELQDAAIEQDVEEPRYGVLDDRDEYEPIDDSSSFIQIDRNKCILCNRCVEACNDVQVEGVLRMEGSGQDTRIGFQSDAETMEESTCVSCGHCVTVCPTGSLVEKGIEDATTIPLPGFTQKNSVGKTDESTGTSKGPMTPKKRTEHTLETPTTEMTDSPSDDGISSDTWDDDQSGGDWL; from the coding sequence ATGAGTTCGGAAAACCCACAACAGATCGATGCACCGCCGCTGACAGAGGAAATCGCGCCCGGAACGGCGACGGATCCCCCAGTTGGGAGTACCGACGTGGCGACCGTGACCGTCGACGGAGCCACCATCGACGTGGCGGCCGGTGCAACGCTGCTAGATGCGATCGAGGCAGTCGAGACTGACGATTCCGTTCCAGCATTATGTAGCTACGACCGCCAAGAGATCGGTCCACGAAGTGAATGCCGAACTTGTATGGTTGGGACTGACGAACACGGCGTCGTACCGGCGTGTAGCTTCCCGGCCAAGGACGGCCTCACCGTTCAGACCGGCGCAGCCGATGCTGCCGAAGCTCGAGACGTTAACCTCGATCTCGTCCTGTCAGATCACAACCTTCGATGTACAACCTGTGGGAAGAACGGGCGGTGTGAACTGCAGGACGCGGCTATCGAACAAGACGTCGAAGAACCACGATACGGCGTCCTTGACGACCGCGACGAATACGAGCCGATCGACGACTCCTCGTCGTTCATCCAGATCGACCGCAACAAGTGCATCCTCTGTAACCGCTGTGTCGAAGCTTGCAACGATGTGCAGGTCGAAGGTGTCCTCCGCATGGAGGGCTCTGGACAAGACACCCGAATCGGGTTCCAGAGCGACGCAGAGACGATGGAGGAGTCAACCTGTGTCTCATGTGGACACTGCGTGACCGTCTGTCCGACTGGCTCACTCGTTGAGAAAGGGATCGAGGACGCAACGACGATCCCCCTCCCCGGCTTCACACAGAAGAACAGCGTTGGGAAGACCGACGAGAGCACTGGAACGTCAAAGGGACCGATGACGCCGAAGAAGCGCACCGAACACACGCTCGAGACACCCACGACTGAAATGACCGACTCTCCGAGTGATGACGGAATATCGAGTGATACATGGGACGACGACCAGAGCGGAGGTGACTGGTTGTGA